Proteins encoded by one window of Chaetodon trifascialis isolate fChaTrf1 chromosome 15, fChaTrf1.hap1, whole genome shotgun sequence:
- the LOC139343552 gene encoding coenzyme Q-binding protein COQ10 homolog, mitochondrial: MNNKTAPLLLKALLELSEAHSSKVVRGNTKRANIRHLGSVGSLVARRASLPLCPATPVSTQSRSFINLAAPISTRRMEYTECRTLQYTPEQIYSVVAGVDQYQHFVPWCKKSRAFKGRNGDIRAELEIGFPPIVERYTSEVTVVPNHKVRAVCTDGSLFSHLETIWRFSPGPKDLPESCKVEFYVSFEFKSLLHSQLASVFFDEVVKQMVGAFESRAATLYRNQQEAPLRRRST, encoded by the exons ATGAACAACAAAacagcccccctcctcctgaaGGCGCTGCTGGAGCTGTCTGAAGCCCACTCCTCAAAGGTTGTGCGAGGAAACACTAAAAGAGCGAACATCAG ACACCTGGGCTCCGTTGGGTCCCTGGTAGCAAGAAGGGCCAGCCTGCCTCTCTGCCCCGCCACCCCCGTCAGCACGCAGAGCCGCAGCTTCATCAACCTGGCTGCTCCCATCAGCACCCGCAGGATGGAGTACACCGAGTGCCGGACATTACA GTACACTCCGGAGCAGATCTACAGTGTGGTGGCCGGTGTGGACCAGTACCAGCACTTTGTTCCCTGGTGCAAAAAGTCTCGGGCATTTAAGGGGAGAAATGGTGACATCCGGGCAGAGCTCGAAATAGGTTTCCCCCCCATAGTGGAGCGCTACACCTCTGAGGTCACCGTCGTCCCAAACCACAAAGTCAGG GCTGTGTGCACTGATGGATCCCTCTTCAGCCATCTTGAGACAATATGGAGGTTTTCCCCTGGACCCAAAGACCTACCAGAATCCTGCAAAGTGGAGTTCTAT GTGTCATTCGAGTTCAAGTCCCTGCTGCACTCTCAGCTGGCCAGCGTGTTCTTTGACGAAGTGGTTAAGCAGATGGTCGGCGCCTTTGAGTCACGGGCAGCAACGCTTTACAGGAACCAGCAGGAGGCGCCACTGAGGAGGCGCTCAACATAA
- the hsd17b1 gene encoding 17-beta-hydroxysteroid dehydrogenase type 1, producing MDKKVVLITGCSSGIGLSLAVRLASDPDKTFKVYATMRNLAKKERLLECVKGLHRDTLDILQMDVTGQQSILDVRDRIVEKRVDILVCNAGVGLMGPLEVQSLDSMRQILEVNLLGTIQTIQAFLPDMKAQGQGRILVTGSTGGLHGLPFNEVYCASKFAIEGACESLAVLLRHFNIHVSLIECGPVNTDFLVNLQKAELGDTSLQQVDTQTLSLYEKYLQHCGSVFQNAAQDTEDIVKVFLDAIQSPSPAFRYFTSGVMPPLTTMKITEPDGLRYISAMSKIIFSSEEQ from the exons ATGGACAAGAAGGTGGTTCTGATCACAGGCTGCTCCTCGGGAATCGGCCTCAGCTTGGCTGTCCGGCTAGCCTCTGACCCCGACAAGACATTCAAAG TCTATGCCACGATGAGAAACCTGGCCAAGAAGGAGCGTCTTTTAGAGTGTGTGAAAGGCCTGCACAGGGATACCTTGGACATACTCCAAATGGACGTGACCGGCCAGCAGTCCATCCTGGATGTGAGGGACAGGATTGTGGAGAAACGTGTGGACATTCTGG TGTGCAACGCCGGTGTGGGTTTGATGGGACCGCTGGAGGTGCAGTCCTTGGACTCGATGAGGCAGATTCTGGAGGTCAACCTCCTTGGTACCATCCAGACAATCCAGGCTTTCCTACCGGACATGAAGGCTCAGGGCCAGGGTCGCATTCTGGTCACCGGCAGCACTGGAGGGCTTCACG GTCTGCCTTTTAATGAGGTGTACTGTGCCAGTAAATTTGCAATCGAGGGGGCATGTGAGAGTTTGGCTGTCCTCCTGCGACACTTCAACATCCA TGTGAGTCTCATTGAGTGTGGTCCAGTCAACACTGACTTTCTGGTCAACCTGCAGAAGGCAGAGCTCGGTGATACGTCTCTCCAGCAGGTCGACACCCAAACACTCAGCCTCTATGAAAAATACCTGCAGCACTGTGgttctgttttccaaaatgccGCACAGGACACTGAGGACATTGTAAAG GTATTTCTGGATGCCATCCAGTCACCCAGCCCTGCATTCAGATACTTCACCAGCGGTGTCATGCCACCTCTCACCACAATGAAGATCACAGAACCAGATGGCCTGCGGTACATCAGCGCTATGAGCAAAATCATCTTCTCATCGGAGGAACAATAA
- the stk17al gene encoding serine/threonine kinase 17a like, with protein MPDSATMSKNGMVTKIHTRIRSDPFTANYELAGKELGRGKFAVVKKCIEKATGKQYAAKFLRKRRKGEDCRMDILNEIAVLELAKANPYVVGLHEVYETNSEIILVLECAAGGEIFNQCVADNDEAFTEKDVIRLAKQILTGVAFLHRNNVVHLDLKPQNILLTSARPLGDIRIVDFGLSRRMDSITEVREILGTPEYVAPEILNYEPISTATDMWSIGVLTYVMLTGESPFLGDDKQETFLNISQVNVDYSQDTFEGISSLAVDFIKSLLVKNPRKRATAEEGLNHPWLNSLPHPHSHPHLHATSASSLDEPETSQSESEPESPAPSPELDLIESYLMCPGQGELKTGRDAFSFSEPPFPTRPEIQQELIC; from the exons ATGCCAGATTCAGCAACCATGAGCAAAAACGGAATGGTGACAAAAATCCACACGAGGATAAGAAGTGACCCGTTCACAGCCAATTACGAGCTGGCCGGCAAAGAACTGGGCAG GGGAAAGTTTGCGGTGGTAAAAAAGTGCATTGAGAAGGCAACGGGGAAGCAGTACGCTGCCAAGTTCCTGCGAAAGCGACGGAAGGGCGAGGACTGCCGCATGGACATCTTAAACGAGATCGCCGTGCTGGAGCTGGCCAAAGCAAACCCCTATGTGGTGGGGCTGCATGAGGTCTACGAAACCAACAGCGAAATCATCCTCGTTCTGGAGTG CGCCGCCGGTGGCGAAATCTTCAACCAGTGCGTCGCCGATAACGACGAGGCCTTCACAGAGAAAGATGTGATCCGGCTGGCCAAGCAGATCCTGACAGGGGTGGCCTTCCTGCATCGGAACAATGTGGTGCACCTGGATCTGAAG CCACAGAACATCTTGCTGACGAGTGCCAGACCTCTGGGGGACATTCGTATTGTGGACTTTGGCTTGTCCAGACGCATGGACAGCATCACAGAAGTCAGGGAGATCCTGGGTACCCCAGAGTATGTGG CACCGGAGATCCTGAACTATGAACCCATCAGCACTGCGACAGACATGTG GAGCATCGGGGTCCTGACCTACGTCATGCTGACGGGCGAGTCTCCCTTCCTGGGAGACGACAAGCAGGAGACATTCCTCAACATCTCCCAAGTCAACGTAGACTACTCGCAGGACACGTTCGAGGGGATCTCCTCGCTGGCTGTTGACTTCATCAAGTCCCTGCTGGTTAAAAACCccag gaAGAGGGCCACAGCAGAAGAAGGCCTCAACCACCCCTGGCTGAACTCGCTCCCCCATCCCCACTCCCACCCGCACCTCCACGCTACGTCGGCCTCCTCTTTGGACGAGCCGGAGACGAGCCAGTCGGAGTCGGAGCCCGAGAGCCCGGCTCCATCACCCGAGCTGGACTTGATCGAGTCGTACCTCATGTGCCCGGGCCAGGGTGAGCTGAAGACGGGCCGTGATGCCTTCTCCTTCAGCGAGCCCCCGTTTCCCACGCGGCCGGAGATACAGCAGGAGCTCATCTGCTGA